A stretch of DNA from Terriglobales bacterium:
AAAACTCAAATCCAAGTCTCGCGCAAGAGGCCGTTGATCTGGTGAAGCACTCGAGCAATTCGGCCACAGGGGTGGAGCGCGAAGTCTTCATCAATGTGCAACTCCATTTGCAGCGCCCGGGGAGAGCACAAAACACTGCGCCGTAACCAACGTGGCAGTTGGCGTGGTATAGCCAGGGTTTCTATGAACCAGCTTTCGACGGAGTTTGACGCTTCCATCGAATAACTGCCTTCACCAGCCCTGGCATGGTGTATTGCTGGGCCTGCGTATCCACACGATAGCCGCACTCGCGCAGCGTTGCAGACGTCACCGGACCCACGGAAGCAGTGGCTACACCCTGCATATATTCTTTCTTCAGGCTGCGCACCAGCTCGTGGAAGTTGCGCACGGTAGAGGAACTGGTGAAGGTAATCACATTCGGCCTCTGCTGTGAATTGCTGAAGATCCTTTTCAGCTTTCGGCGTGAACTAAGCGGAACTATGGTCTGATAAGCTTCAACCACTTTGACTTCCGCTCCGGCTTTCTTCAATTGCAGAGGAATCACGTCGCGTGCCACCGCGGCACGCACCAGAAGAACACGTTTGTTCTTTACTTTATGCCGTAATTTCTCCACTACGGCTTCGGCGACGTACTCAGAAGGGACTACATCAACTTTTAATTCATGTTGCTCGATCGCCTTGCGCGTTGCCGGACCGATGGCGGCAATTTTCAACTGACCGAGTTTTCGGGTGGGCAAGCGCAACTTGCGGCAGCGTGCTGCCATGGCCTCAACCCCGTTCACGCTGGTAAGAATCAACCAATCGAAATCTTCGTGCCGTCGCAGGGCCTCGTCGAGTTGCGCCCACGAGCGCGGCGGGTGGATCTCAATCGTTGGGACCTCCAGCACCGTCGCCCCCTGCTGCCGCAGCATGGTAGAAAGTGTCCCTGCCTGCTTGCGAGT
This window harbors:
- a CDS encoding uroporphyrinogen-III synthase; the encoded protein is MVSKEKFKNQNHTRPLIGTRVLVTRTRKQAGTLSTMLRQQGATVLEVPTIEIHPPRSWAQLDEALRRHEDFDWLILTSVNGVEAMAARCRKLRLPTRKLGQLKIAAIGPATRKAIEQHELKVDVVPSEYVAEAVVEKLRHKVKNKRVLLVRAAVARDVIPLQLKKAGAEVKVVEAYQTIVPLSSRRKLKRIFSNSQQRPNVITFTSSSTVRNFHELVRSLKKEYMQGVATASVGPVTSATLRECGYRVDTQAQQYTMPGLVKAVIRWKRQTPSKAGS